From Streptomyces sp. NBC_00690, a single genomic window includes:
- a CDS encoding DoxX family protein, with amino-acid sequence MDTALLILRVLTGAILVCHGSQKAFGWLRGPGPVGSAAFFETLGHRPGRQMVVLAVGCETVSGALLLLGLATPLAVAIATGTMLVAALSMIVKARVFWNTQGGGEYPLLLALTVAAIGFAGPGRWSLDALLLGPWPGWIGPSAVLLAVLAATVPVARAHRVLKADALVENRLASGATTTSITERGADE; translated from the coding sequence ACTGCTGATACTGCGTGTGCTGACCGGAGCGATCCTCGTCTGTCACGGATCGCAGAAGGCGTTCGGTTGGCTGCGTGGCCCGGGCCCGGTGGGGAGCGCCGCGTTCTTCGAGACGCTCGGGCATCGGCCCGGCCGGCAGATGGTGGTGCTCGCGGTCGGGTGCGAAACGGTCTCGGGGGCTCTGCTCCTGCTGGGACTCGCCACCCCCCTGGCGGTCGCCATCGCGACCGGCACCATGCTGGTCGCCGCGCTGTCCATGATCGTCAAGGCTCGGGTCTTCTGGAACACGCAGGGCGGCGGTGAGTACCCCTTGCTGCTCGCTCTCACAGTGGCCGCGATCGGATTCGCCGGCCCCGGTCGGTGGTCGCTCGATGCGCTCCTCCTCGGCCCCTGGCCGGGGTGGATCGGGCCGTCCGCCGTCCTGCTCGCCGTCCTAGCGGCGACCGTTCCCGTGGCACGGGCACACCGGGTCCTCAAAGCCGATGCCCTGGTGGAGAACCGGCTCGCATCTGGCGCGACCACCACTTCAATCACTGAGAGGGGAGCCGACGAATGA
- a CDS encoding fumarylacetoacetate hydrolase family protein, whose amino-acid sequence MRLMGYREGHDRWIGAVDEAGRVTPIATTAEFYRNPATLLEQARRTPAAPITLPDQTYLVPPVPQSAKVLCVGLNYRGHAEEANEKVPDYPTVFGRWESTLICDGVTMPVPASEPGLDWEGELAVIIGETLVDVSEEEALSGVLGFTCFNDVSARRRQFDTTQWTLGKNPDRSGPIGPAVVTADEWGGPDGWTDRKVITRVNGEVVQSGNTSEMIFSVGRILSYISQTTTLRPGDVIATGTPAGVGFVRTPPRFLTPGDVVEVEIDGIGTLRNPVVGAAGRP is encoded by the coding sequence ATGAGGCTCATGGGATACCGCGAAGGCCACGATCGGTGGATAGGCGCGGTCGACGAGGCGGGGCGCGTGACGCCCATCGCCACCACAGCGGAGTTCTACCGCAATCCCGCCACCCTGCTGGAGCAGGCCCGCCGCACACCGGCCGCCCCCATCACACTGCCGGATCAGACGTATCTCGTACCTCCGGTGCCCCAGTCCGCGAAGGTGCTCTGCGTCGGACTGAACTATCGGGGTCACGCCGAGGAGGCGAACGAAAAGGTCCCCGACTATCCGACCGTGTTCGGCCGTTGGGAGTCCACCCTGATCTGCGACGGCGTCACCATGCCGGTCCCGGCGTCCGAGCCCGGTCTGGACTGGGAGGGCGAACTCGCGGTGATCATCGGCGAGACACTCGTCGACGTGTCCGAGGAGGAAGCTCTGAGCGGAGTACTCGGCTTCACCTGCTTCAACGACGTCAGTGCCCGTAGGCGGCAGTTCGACACCACGCAGTGGACCCTGGGTAAGAACCCCGACCGCAGCGGACCGATCGGTCCCGCTGTGGTGACCGCGGACGAGTGGGGCGGCCCTGACGGATGGACCGATCGCAAGGTCATCACCCGGGTCAACGGCGAGGTGGTCCAATCGGGCAATACCTCGGAAATGATCTTCTCAGTGGGCCGCATCCTCTCCTACATCTCGCAGACCACCACCCTGCGCCCGGGGGATGTCATTGCCACCGGCACCCCGGCAGGGGTCGGATTCGTCCGTACCCCACCGAGGTTCCTGACGCCCGGAGACGTCGTCGAGGTGGAGATCGACGGGATCGGGACCCTGCGCAACCCCGTCGTGGGCGCGGCGGGCCGACCATGA